A genomic region of Oryza glaberrima chromosome 1, OglaRS2, whole genome shotgun sequence contains the following coding sequences:
- the LOC127781082 gene encoding probable alpha,alpha-trehalose-phosphate synthase [UDP-forming] 7 — translation MFSRSYTNLVDLANGNLSALDYGGGGGGGGGGNGAGGRPPRARRMQRTMTTPGTLAELDEERAGSVTSDVPSSLASDRLIVVANTLPVRCERRPDGRGWSFCWDEDSLLLHLRDGLPDDMEVLYVGSLRADVPSAEQDDVAQALLDRFRCVPAFLPKDVLDRFYHGFCKQTLWPLFHYMLPFTSDHGGRFDRSQWEAYVLANKLFSQRVIEVLNPEDDYIWIHDYHLLALPSFLRRRFNRLRIGFFLHSPFPSSELYRSLPVRDEILKSLLNCDLIGFHTFDYARHFLSCCSRMLGIEYQSKRGYIGLDYFGRTVGIKIMPVGINMTQLQSQIRLPDLEWRVAELRKQFDGKTVMLGVDDMDIFKGINLKVLAFEQMLRTHPKWQRKAVLVQIANPRGGGGKDLEEIQAEIDESCRRINAQFSRPGYVPVVIINRALSSVERMAYYTVAECVVVTAVRDGMNLTPYEYIVCRQGFPDLDGSGDDGPRRKSMLVVSEFIGCSPSLSGAIRVNPWNIDTTAEAMNESIALSENEKQLRHEKHYRYVSSHDVAYWSKSYIHDLERSCRDHFRRRCWGIGLGFGFRVVALDRNFKKLTVDSIVTDYKNSKSRVILLDYDGTLVPQTTINRTPNESVVKIMNALCDDKKNVVFIVSGRGRDSLEKWFSPCQDLGIAAEHGYFMRWTRDEQWQLNNQCSEFGWMQMAKPVMNLYTEATDGSYIETKESALVWHHQDADPGFGSSQAKEMLDHLESVLANEPVCVKSGQQIVEVKPQGVSKGFVAEKILSTLTENKRQADFVLCIGDDRSDEDMFEGIADIMRRSIVDPQTSLYACTVGQKPSKAKYYLDDTNDVLNMLEALADASEETDSQEDAEEITSIPDPE, via the exons ATGTTCTCGCGATCCTACACCAACCTGGTCGATCTCGCCAACGGCAACCTCTCCGCCCTGGACTAtggtggcggagggggagggggcggcggcggcaacggggccgggggccggccgccgcgggcgaGGCGGATGCAGCGGACGATGACGACGCCCGGGACGCTGGCGGAGCTCGACGAGGAGCGGGCCGGGAGCGTCACCTCCGACGTGCCCTCGTCGCTCGCCAGCGACcgcctcatcgtcgtcgccaaCACCCTCCCCGTGCGCTGCGAGCGCCGCCCCGACGGGCGCGGGTGGAGCTTCTGCTGGGACGAggactccctcctcctccacctccgcgacGGCCTCCCCGATGACATGGAGGTCCTCTACGTCGGCTCCCTCCGCGCCGACGTGCCGTCCGCCGAGCAGGACGACGTCGCGCAGGCGCTCCTCGACCGGTTCCGCTGCGTCCCGGCTTTCCTCCCCAAGGACGTCTTGGACAGATTCTACCATGGCTTCTGCAAGCAGACGCTGTGGCCGCTCTTCCACTACATGCTCCCCTTCACCTCCGACCATGGCGGCCGCTTCGATCGCTCCCAGTGGGAGGCATACGTCCTCGCCAACAAGCTCTTCTCCCAGCGCGTCATCGAGGTCCTCAACCCCGAGGATGACTACATCTGGATCCACGATTACCACCTTCTCGCCCTCCCGTCCTTCCTTCGCCGTCGGTTCAACAGGCTCCGCATCGGTTTCTTCCTGCACAGCCCGTTCCCTTCGTCGGAACTCTACCGTTCCCTCCCTGTTCGCGACGAGATCCTCAAATCACTGCTAAACTGCGATCTGATTGGGTTCCACACCTTTGATTACGCGCGGCATTTCCTGTCCTGCTGCAGCCGGATGCTGGGGATCGAGTACCAGTCGAAGAGGGGATATATCGGTCTCGATTACTTTGGCCGCACTGTTGGGATAAAGATCATGCCTGTTGGGATTAACATGACGCAGCTGCAGTCGCAGATCCGGCTGCCTGATCTTGAGTGGCGTGTCGCCGAACTCCGGAAGCAGTTTGATGGGAAGACTGTCATGCTCGGTGTGGATGATATGGACATATTTAAGGGGATTAATCTGAAAGTTCTTGCGTTTGAGCAGATGCTGAGGACACACCCAAAATGGCAGCGCAAGGCAGTGTTGGTGCAGATTGCAAACCCAAGGGGTGGTGGTGGGAAGGACCTGGAAGAGATACAGGCTGAGATTGATGAGAGTTGCAGGAGGATAAATGCACAATTTTCACGGCCAGGATATGTTCCTGTGGTGATTATCAATAGAGCCCTTTCAAGTGTGGAGAGGATGGCTTATTATACCGTGGCAGAGTGTGTCGTTGTAACTGCAGTGAGGGATGGGATGAACCTCACACCATATGAGTATATTGTCTGTAGACAGGGATTTCCAGATTTGGATGGTTCTGGGGATGATGGACCAAGGAGAAAGAGTATGTTAGTTGTGTCTGAATTCATTGGTTGCTCACCATCACTTAGTGGAGCAATTCGGGTAAACCCTTGGAACATTGATACAACAGCAGAGGCAATGAACGAGTCGATTGCTTTATCAGAGAACGAGAAGCAACTGCGGCATGAGAAGCATTACAGATATGTCAGCTCACATGATGTTGCCTATTGGTCCAAGAGCTATATTCATGATTTGGAGAGAAGCTGCAGGGACCATTTTAGGAGGAGGTGCTGGGGTATTGGACTAGGATTTGGATTTAGAGTAGTTGCTCTTGACCGCAACTTCAAAAAGCTTACTGTGGATTCTATCGTTACTGATTACAAGAATTCTAAGAGCAGGGTTATACTGCTAGACTACGATGGAACGCTAGTACCACAAACTACAATCAACAGGACTCCAAATGAAAGTGTTGTTAAAATCATGAATGCTCTTTGTGACGATAAGAAGAATGTTGTTTTTATTGTTAGTGGACGAGGAAGGGATAGCCTTGAGAAATGGTTTTCCCCTTGCCAGGATCTTGGCATTGCTGCCGAACATGGCTACTTTATGAG GTGGACCAGAGATGAGCAATGGCAATTGAATAACCAGTGCTCAGAATTTGGATGGATGCAGATGGCCAAGCCAGTTATGAACCTGTATACAGAAGCAACCGATGGATCATATATTGAAACCAAAGAGAGTGCTTTGGTCTGGCACCACCAAGATGCTGACCCTGGTTTTGGATCTTCACAAGCTAAAGAGATGCTAGATCATTTGGAAAGTGTTCTTGCTAATGAGCCTGTCTGTGTAAAGAGTGGCCAACAGATTGTGGAAGTGAAACCGCAG GGTGTCAGCAAAGGATTTGTTGCTGAGAAGATCCTATCAACGCTGACAGAGAACAAGAGACAGGCAGATTTTGTTCTCTGCATAGGCGATGATAGATCAGACGAGGATATGTTTGAAGGAATTGCTGATATCATGAGAAGGAGCATAGTTGATCCCCAAACATCATTATATGCGTGCACAGTCGGCCAGAAGCCAAGCAAGGCTAAGTACTATTTGGACGATACTAATGATGTTTTGAACATGCTTGAGGCGCTTGCAGATGCATCAGAGGAGACTGATTCACAGGAAGATGCAGAAGAGATAACATCTATCCCGGACCCGGAATAG
- the LOC127767906 gene encoding putative FBD-associated F-box protein At5g56700: MCCVSPSPSASATSSRRGQIIAPDSPPSLRSYSDDSPPSTRAPAVHPEVEFEAKPAKRARVVPGGGGGGGGADAAAGDGRDRISDLPDAVLLSILSFLPFRDAGRTAVLSRRWRKLFDESLLDFNACQPFPPEEGRGCEWVIRSITDILAARPDVRIRSFRFVMYGQGFADHLADVDRWFRTLARRGVRQLDVDMLYTVPAPLLPGSILEFSSLEILRVFNCNFLDLSLPMLRLPVLRTLDLSNVSMSQGFLQAMMSNCPSLECTKLKNITGLDKICVRSRSLVRLFGDFSYLKELVVEDAPNLEELVGIGLPLAAAKVKIVFAPKLRVLGYLGKSVRPLVIHDTVFDGGIVQFRTLMSSVKTLAIQVPFSEKGHTIFVAQLLKCFPCLEALHIEPDSRSICRPVDVQEWDTITSVQCIEHSMNKLIFEDFGGEDCQWRFLTFLLGMARALKDIDFHCSESKDWASNQIELLAYTNRASADVRFHFYRFSSWPVSSLYLCHCCPQRCQKEEIVALI; the protein is encoded by the exons ATGTGTTGCGTGAGCCCTTCCCCTTCCGCCTCCGCGACCTCGTCGCGGCGGGGTCAGATCATCGCCCCGGACTCGCCGCCCTCCCTGCGATCGTACTCCGAcgactcgccgccgtcgacgcgggCCCCGGCCGTCCACCCTGAGGTGGAATTCGAAGCCAAGCCGGCCAAACGCGCTCGCGTGGTtcccggtggtggcggcggcggtggcggcgccgatgcGGCGGCCGGAGACGGCAGGGACCGCATCAGCGACCTTCCCGACGCCGTCCTTCTGTCGATCCTCTCTTTCCTCCCCTTCCGGGACGCCGGTCGCACGGCGGTGCTCTCCAGGCGGTGGCGGAAACTGTTCGACGAATCCCTGCTGGACTTCAACGCGTGCCAGCCGTTCCCGCCGGAGGAAGGCCGCGGCTGCGAGTGGGTCATCCGCTCCATCACCGACATCCTAGCAGCCCGCCCGGACGTCCGCATCCGCAGCTTCCGCTTCGTCATGTATGGGCAGGGGTTCGCGGACCACCTCGCCGACGTCGATCGCTGGTTCCGCACCCTagcgcgccgcggcgtccgGCAGCTCGACGTCGACATGCTGTACACGGTCCCGGCACCGCTCCTCCCGGGTTCCATTCTCGAGTTCTCCTCCCTGGAAATCCTCAGGGTGTTCAACTGCAACTTCCTCGATCTTTCCCTGCCGATGCTTCGGCTCCCCGTCCTCAGGACGCTCGACCTGTCCAACGTCTCCATGTCCCAGGGCTTCCTGCAGGCTATGATGTCCAACTGCCCATCGCTAGAGTGCACAAAGCTGAAGAACATCACCGGACTAGACAAGATATGCGTCCGATCGAGGAGCCTGGTGCGCCTGTTCGGTGATTTCAGTTACCTGAAGGAGCTCGTCGTCGAGGATGCCCCCAACCTCGAAGAATTGGTGGGGATCGGCCTCCCGCTCGCTGCAGCGAAGGTCAAGATCGTCTTCGCGCCGAAGCTGCGGGTGCTGGGTTACTTGGGGAAGAGCGTCCGCCCGCTCGTGATACATGACACCGTGTTTGAT GGAGGCATCGTGCAATTTAGGACCCTGATGAGCAGCGTAAAAACTTTGGCTATTCAGGTGCCCTTCTCAGAGAAGGGGCACACCATCTTCGTTGCCCAATTGCTGAAATGCTTCCCATGCCTTGAGGCCCTTCATATCGAG CCAGACAGCCGGTCAATTTGCCGGCCGGTCGATGTTCAAGAGTGGGACACAATAACATCTGTCCAGTGCATTGAACATTCCATGAACAAATTGATCTTCGAGGATTTTGGAGGGGAAGACTGCCAATGGAGGTTTCTGACGTTTCTGCTTGGGATGGCTAGAGCTCTCAAGGATATTGACTTCCACTGTTCAGAAAGCAAAGATTGGGCAAGTAACCAGATAGAGCTACTAGCCTATACAAACAGAGCCTCAGCCGATGTCAGGTTCCATTTTTACAGATTCAGTAGTTGGCCGGTCAGTAGCCTATACCTGTGCCATTGCTGCCCCCAGCGATGCCAAAAGGAAGAGATAGTTGCTCTCatataa